The sequence below is a genomic window from Serratia nevei.
GTGCTGTATATCGCCATCATCGCGCTGCTGGAAGGCTGGGGCATGTGGCGCCAACAGCGTAAACCGCTGGGAGGGCATTGAGATGGATTTCAGCGTAATTCACGATAACCTGGGCTACCTGCTGTGGGGCACCTGGCCGGACGGACCGCTGGGCGGCGCGGCGCTGACGTTGGCGATCAGCCTGATGGCCGGCGTGGCTTCGGCGGTGCTTGGTACCTTACTCGGCGTGGCGCTGGCGATGTCGCGCGGCGTCGCTGCCGGATTGCTGGCGGCGGTGCTGGGCTTTTTCCGCGCCATTCCGGTCATCATGCTGATCTTCTGGACCTATTTCCTGCTGCCGATGGTGTTTGGCGTCGAGATCCCGGAAATCACTACCGTGGTGTGCGCGCTGGCGCTGATCGCTTCGGCCTATTTGGCCCATGCGGTGAAGGCCGGCATCGCCGCGATCGGCCCCGGCCAGTGGCAGGCCGGGCTTTCTCTGGGGCTGACCCGTTGGCAGACGCTGCGCATGATCGTGCTGCCGCAGGCGCTGCGCATGATGGTGCCGTCGTTCATTAACCAGTGGATCTCCCTGATCAAAGACACCTCGCTGGCTTATATCGTCGGCGTTGGCGAACTGACCTTTCTGGCGACCCAGGTCAACAACCGCAGCATGGTCTACCCGATGGAAGTGTTCCTGTTCGTGGCGCTGGTCTATTTCGTGTTCTGCCTGGCGCTCGATCTGCTGGCCAACGCGATTAACCGCCGCTTCGGCGCGCAAACCCGCGCGCTGAAACGGTCCTGGCGCTGGTGGCGCAACAAGCCGCCGTTGCCGGCCAGTTAATCGGCCGTGAGCCGCCAGCCGCGTTCGCGCCACAGCGCGGGCAGCTGGGCCAGGTCGTCGAACGTCGTCACCAGCGGGTGGTCGATCGGCGGGTTATGCGGATCGGCGCAGAAGTAAAAGACCGGAATGCCGGCGTTGATGCCGGCCTGGGCGCCGGCGGGCGAATCGTCCACCAGGATGCAGCGCGCCACCGGCACCTGCATCCGTTCGGCGGCGTGAAACACGATCGCCGGATCCGGCTTCCAGCGCTGAATGTCATAGCCGCTGAACAACCGGTCATCAAAATAAGGCAGCATGCCGGTCAGGCCGAGCGAGTGCTGCATCTTGCTGACCGGCCCGTTGGAGACAGTGCAGACAGGCACCGTCACCTGCGCCAGCAGCTCGCGGGCGCCGGCAATCTGCTGTAATTCGCTGTCGAACAGCCGCGCCACCTCCTGCCGATACAGCGGTTCCAGCGCCTTTTTTGCCAGGTTAGTGCCCTGCTCGGCGTTGACCCGATC
It includes:
- a CDS encoding amino acid ABC transporter permease: MDFSVIHDNLGYLLWGTWPDGPLGGAALTLAISLMAGVASAVLGTLLGVALAMSRGVAAGLLAAVLGFFRAIPVIMLIFWTYFLLPMVFGVEIPEITTVVCALALIASAYLAHAVKAGIAAIGPGQWQAGLSLGLTRWQTLRMIVLPQALRMMVPSFINQWISLIKDTSLAYIVGVGELTFLATQVNNRSMVYPMEVFLFVALVYFVFCLALDLLANAINRRFGAQTRALKRSWRWWRNKPPLPAS
- the yieH gene encoding 6-phosphogluconate phosphatase, yielding MNQIDCILFDCDGTLVDSEVLCSKAYVHMFARYGIHLSLEEVFKKYKGVKLYEIIDRVNAEQGTNLAKKALEPLYRQEVARLFDSELQQIAGARELLAQVTVPVCTVSNGPVSKMQHSLGLTGMLPYFDDRLFSGYDIQRWKPDPAIVFHAAERMQVPVARCILVDDSPAGAQAGINAGIPVFYFCADPHNPPIDHPLVTTFDDLAQLPALWRERGWRLTAD